From the genome of Chryseobacterium geocarposphaerae:
CAGTATCAAAGAGCGTATGCTGAACGAGGTGAACAAATCCGTAGAAATCGCTTATGCAATTTGCTCTATTCTGGAAACTTATGATGTGGAAATGGAGGTACACGCAGACATAAACACTGATCCGGATTTCAAATCCAATGTTGCTTTGAGAGATGCAATGGGTTACATTCTGGGAATGGGATATGTGTTTAAAGCAAAACCTTATGCATTCGCAAGTTCAAATTGTGCTGATATGATGGTGTAAAATAGCTGGAAGTGGGATGATGGATGCAGGAAGTTTAAAATGCTTCGATTGCTTCCATCCTCCAGCTTCTAACTTCCATCCAAAAAAGTAATAACCTTAAAACTAATAACCATGTATTTTTTAATTCAGGCTAATGTATATTTAGATCCCGATCATTATAAAATTTTCGATGCTTTGGAAGAATTAAATATTGATTATAGCGTAATTAATATTCCTCCAACTGCAGAGAAAATCGATTTTGAAACAGACAGAAAAGATGTTTTCGTATATGGTTCGGTAACGATTGCTAGATTGGCAAAACAAAATATCGATTGGTTTCCAGGTTCTTTTTACGAAGGCAATCATTTGTATGAAGTGTATTCTCAATATTATGGCGAAAACCTTTTGAATCACAAAGTTTCCGTTCACAAAATTTCTGAAGAACTGATTTGGAAAAAAGATGAGCTTAAATTCATTAAACCTTACAATGAAGCGAAAATTTTTACAGGAAAAGTTTTCAATGAAGCGGAATGGAAAGACTTTGTTTTTGAAGCATTGGAAAATCAATCCAACAGAATTACAGAAGATTCTTTGGTTCAGATTTCCGAAGCAAAACGGACAATAAAAGAAGCAAGAATTTGGATTGTTGGCGGACAAATAATCGATGCAGGATATTATAAATTCAATGATAATACTCCTTTCGAAGAAAAAGTTTCGGAAGGCGGATTGAGTTTCGCTAATGAAATGATTCAATTGTTCAATCTTGAAGAAGCTTTTGTAATGGATATTTGTTTAACAGATGAAGGCTGGAAAATTGTTGAAATCAATTGTATTAACAGCTCCGGATTTTATCCGAATACGAATGTGAAAAGTATTATCAAAGCTTTGAATATCTACTTTTCAAATTAGAAAATAAAACAATGAAAATGACAAAAAGATTATTGTTTCTGGATGATATAAGATACCCGATTGAAGCGTATCATTATACCCAACAGGACATTTTCCTCAGAAACGACTGGCATATTGTTCGGAATTACGAGCAGTTTGTCAACAGGATTTTGGAAAAAGGACTTCCGGAGATGATCTCTTTTGATCATGATCTGGCTGATGAACATTATCTGAAACAGGATTCTCAGGAATTTGTTGAGAAAACAGGATACGACTGTGCCAAATGGCTGGTAGAATATTGTATGGATTATTATCTGGAGCTTCCAGAATTTTACTGTCATTCCATGAATCCTGTTGGAAAGGAAAATATTGAAAGTCTTTTAAAAAACTTTAAAAATTTGTAATGGACATTTTTAGATTAATGAAGGATATAAAAACGCATTTGAAACTCAGTTTTGATGAGGTCAACAGATGGTTTGATAAAGATAATGAAATATTGAATTTTCAGCCTTCAAACGGAGGCTGGACGATTCGACAGATTTTAGAACATATTTATCTCACGAACTTTTATTTGTTGATTTTAATCGAAAAAGGTTCAAAAAAAGCAATGCGTAATTATCTCGATCTTGATTTAAATCTTGAAATAGAAAATTACAGTTTCAGTCAGGATAAGTTTGAAAAAGTGGGTAAGTATGGTGCTTTCGAATGGATAAGACCGGAGCATATGGAGCCGAAAGGAGAATTGAATTTAACTGAAATCAGAAGTTTAATCTCTCAACAATATCATCAGTGTTTAAATTATTTAGACTTGATGAAAAATGGTGAAGGTCTTCTCTGCAAAACAACCATGACGGTAAATGAACTCGGGAAAATCAATGTGTACGAATACATTTATTTCCTTTCACTCCATGCTCAAAGACATCTTACTCAGATGACAAATAATGAATTAGAAGTGATTTGAATACTTGGATTGTCTTTTTTCAAACAGTGGTGAAACCTCACAGGTTTTCAAAACCTGTGAGGTTTTAAGTAAAAACAATTTAAAAATTTAAAAAATGATTTTCAAAACATATAACTCTATAGAAAATGCTTACCAGACTCGCGTGATCGATCAGATTAAGATGCAAGGGTTTGGGGATGAGGTTTTCATCGTGCAGGAGAAGGTTCACGGGGCAAATTTCTCTTTCTTTACCGACGGAAAGGAAATTAAAATCGGAAAAAGGACCGCTTTCATTGAAAAAGATGAAAAGTTCTTCAATGCACATCAGATTTTAGAACGTTACAGAAAAAAAGTAATAGAAGTTTTCGGAAGAGTGAAAACAACGTATCCCGATGTTGAAACTGTAGTAATTTACGGTGAATTATTCGGTGGCGGTTACAAACACAAAGAAGTCGAAGCTGTAAAAGATGCAGTGAAGGTGCAGAAAGGTATTGAATATGCACCTTACAACGAGTTTTACGCATTCGACATCAAATTGAACGGAACTACTTATTTGGATACGGATTTAGTGAATCAAATTTTTGAGGAAACCGGGTTTTTCTATGCAAAGATTCTATTTCAGGGAACTTTAGAAGAGGCTTTGAAGTTTCCGAATGTTTTCGATTCTAAAATTCCGGATTGGTTGGGATTACCGGAACTCGAGAACAATATGTGCGAAGGAACCATCGTGAAAACTTTGAAAACCAGATATTTTGGAAATGGCTCAAGAGTCATTTTGAAAAATAAAAATGAAAAATGGGTTGAAAAATCTAAAGTAGTAAGAAAACAGAATAAATCAGCTCAAAAACAAATCAGCTTTAGCGAAAAAGCTCAAAATATTTGGGAAGAAATCCAAAAATATGCAACTGTAAACAGGTTGAATAATGTTGTCAGCAAGATTGGCGAATTTGAACCCAAAATGATTGGTAAAGTGATCGGTCTTTTTGCACAGGATATTTTAGAGGATTTTGAAAAAGATTTTCCTGAGGTTTTCACAACCATTGAAAAAGAAGAACATAAAAGGATCAACAAAAAGTTGAATTCTTTAGTCATTGATATGGTAAAAGAAGAATTAATGACAGTAAAAGTATAGTTTCGGTAATTATTATCGAAACTTTTTTACATGTTAAATTGAACCATAAATTTCTTGATTTAATGTGTAGAAAGTTTGTCATTCTGACGAAGGAAGAATCTCTGCGTTATGTATTAGAGATTCTTCATTCCACTTTGTTCCATTCAGAATGACAGTTTTGGCATGGAATTAAAATAAAAATTACAGAAGTTTTGAAAATTATTTTTACTGTGTAAATAGAATGCGTACTGTTGGTTTTACCTTTGCAAAGCTTTAGCAGCAACGTCAATTCTTCTTCAAAGAACTTCTTCCTAATTCTCCTTCAACCAAAAAGAACCCAATGTAATGAGTGAAAACAAGTAGAATTAAATTAATCAAAATGAAAACAACTAATGAAATAATAATCATCGATCTCGAAGCCACATGTTGGGAAAACGACAGAATTCCTATTGGGCAAAAAGTCGATATCATAGAAATAGGAATTTGCGAATTAAACAGAACAACAAAAGCAATTTCCAAGAAACAGAGCATTTACGTAATTCCCGAAAGATCTAGGATCAGTAGATTTTGTACAGACCTTACCGGGATTACTCCACAACTTATCGAAGAAAAAGGAATCTATTTCGAAGAAGCCTGTGAGAAAATAAAGAATGAATACCATTCTTCTCAGCTTACCTGGGCTGGTTTCGGAAGTTTTGATCAGGAACAGATCATGGAGCAGTGTGATTATCTGGGTATTGAAAATCCTTTTTCAGAAAATTATATCAACGTGATGCATCAGTTTAAAAATTATAACGGACTTCATAAAATGATGGGGCTGAAAAGAGCTTTAAAGTTTCTGAATATGAATTTTGAAGGCAATCATCACAGTGGAGCAGATGATGCTTATAATGCCGCAAAGATTTTAAAAGAAATTTTACGGTAAATTTTTAACAATAAATAATTAAAAAAGTGAAAACAACAGACAATATATTAATTATAGACCTCGAAGCCACGTGTTGGAACGACCGGCCGCCGAGAGGTCAGGAAAGCGAAATTATTGAAATCGGAGTTTGTATTATGAATGCAAAAACCGGTAAGATTTCCCAAAATGAGGGGATTTTAGTAAAACCTCAATTTTCAAAAGTGAGTCCGTTTTGTACGGAACTGACTTCCATTACCCAGAAAATGCTTGATGATGAGGGGATTTTGCTGGAAGATGCGTTAGATATTCTGAGAGCGGAATACGATTCTGAAGACCTG
Proteins encoded in this window:
- a CDS encoding DinB family protein — its product is MDIFRLMKDIKTHLKLSFDEVNRWFDKDNEILNFQPSNGGWTIRQILEHIYLTNFYLLILIEKGSKKAMRNYLDLDLNLEIENYSFSQDKFEKVGKYGAFEWIRPEHMEPKGELNLTEIRSLISQQYHQCLNYLDLMKNGEGLLCKTTMTVNELGKINVYEYIYFLSLHAQRHLTQMTNNELEVI
- a CDS encoding cyclic-phosphate processing receiver domain-containing protein — its product is MKMTKRLLFLDDIRYPIEAYHYTQQDIFLRNDWHIVRNYEQFVNRILEKGLPEMISFDHDLADEHYLKQDSQEFVEKTGYDCAKWLVEYCMDYYLELPEFYCHSMNPVGKENIESLLKNFKNL
- a CDS encoding ribonuclease H-like YkuK family protein; protein product: METQQQTWQNMTGKIFQQSITQLVEEAIIREQANGHRLKVCVGSDSHVYGDAINYATAVVFIREGKGAFTFIRKEREIQSISIKERMLNEVNKSVEIAYAICSILETYDVEMEVHADINTDPDFKSNVALRDAMGYILGMGYVFKAKPYAFASSNCADMMV
- a CDS encoding 3'-5' exonuclease, producing MKTTDNILIIDLEATCWNDRPPRGQESEIIEIGVCIMNAKTGKISQNEGILVKPQFSKVSPFCTELTSITQKMLDDEGILLEDALDILRAEYDSEDLTWASYGNYDLNMLQNQARRFNVDYPLSEDHINVKTLFGELHPTVRKSVGMARALGELNLKLEGTHHRGVDDAKNIAKILHWCLQQ
- a CDS encoding 3'-5' exonuclease, encoding MKTTNEIIIIDLEATCWENDRIPIGQKVDIIEIGICELNRTTKAISKKQSIYVIPERSRISRFCTDLTGITPQLIEEKGIYFEEACEKIKNEYHSSQLTWAGFGSFDQEQIMEQCDYLGIENPFSENYINVMHQFKNYNGLHKMMGLKRALKFLNMNFEGNHHSGADDAYNAAKILKEILR
- a CDS encoding ATP-grasp domain-containing protein codes for the protein MYFLIQANVYLDPDHYKIFDALEELNIDYSVINIPPTAEKIDFETDRKDVFVYGSVTIARLAKQNIDWFPGSFYEGNHLYEVYSQYYGENLLNHKVSVHKISEELIWKKDELKFIKPYNEAKIFTGKVFNEAEWKDFVFEALENQSNRITEDSLVQISEAKRTIKEARIWIVGGQIIDAGYYKFNDNTPFEEKVSEGGLSFANEMIQLFNLEEAFVMDICLTDEGWKIVEINCINSSGFYPNTNVKSIIKALNIYFSN
- a CDS encoding RNA ligase, Rnl2 family, with translation MIFKTYNSIENAYQTRVIDQIKMQGFGDEVFIVQEKVHGANFSFFTDGKEIKIGKRTAFIEKDEKFFNAHQILERYRKKVIEVFGRVKTTYPDVETVVIYGELFGGGYKHKEVEAVKDAVKVQKGIEYAPYNEFYAFDIKLNGTTYLDTDLVNQIFEETGFFYAKILFQGTLEEALKFPNVFDSKIPDWLGLPELENNMCEGTIVKTLKTRYFGNGSRVILKNKNEKWVEKSKVVRKQNKSAQKQISFSEKAQNIWEEIQKYATVNRLNNVVSKIGEFEPKMIGKVIGLFAQDILEDFEKDFPEVFTTIEKEEHKRINKKLNSLVIDMVKEELMTVKV